From one Trifolium pratense cultivar HEN17-A07 linkage group LG1, ARS_RC_1.1, whole genome shotgun sequence genomic stretch:
- the LOC123889740 gene encoding uncharacterized protein LOC123889740 produces the protein MDTKAFWLHNGGKATWFDCHRRFLPTDHPFRRNKNAFVHGETETRDPPDYLTSRQVLNKVKDIPKVEVVGGVASKPRGYGQTHNWTKRRKTKDNDNARRDIELYCKRNELLLVETSNGKLLKPRANYTLSPDETKSVCRWVKEVKMPDGYSLNLARCADVDHGRMRGMKSHDCHVFFQTLLPIAFSSLPQHVLNPLIKISQFFKNLCSTTLREADLIKMENDIPLILCKLERIFPPALFDSMEHVVVHLAYEARLGGPVQYRWMYPFERFMGYAKRAVKNKARVEGSICATYLHRETIYFCSHYFKDTLSSSHIRNETETSRPVRIHPLNMSIFSLPGQYSAHVHLLINCNEVEPYLQMFLTQHTSAQINSQFPAWFKEYMYQQTPATRIIQHLRNLSDGPKSTVKQWHTYFVNGYRFETHSWSEGKTTVNSGVCMKGVTENGEGDFYGVIENIFEIEYNYLDYKKTVVLFYCKWFDPSNRGTRYDSKTNTVDIKMNKHYSLYDPFAMAHNVRQVHYVPYPSTTRDKRGWCAAITSKPRGLIEKNEIDEREDEPYQEDEMSNVDDVIAVETFNQLCVQEEAEEVPSDGDVDEEDVEANGDDEGSDDEDVSDWDDN, from the exons ATGGACACCAAAGCGTTTTGGTTACACAACGGTGGGAAGGCTACTTGGTTTGACTGTCATCGTCGGTTCTTGCCTACTGATCATCCgtttagaagaaataaaaatgcttTTGTTCATGGTGAGACCGAGACTCGTGATCCACCAGATTATTTGACATCCCGACAAGTCTTGAACAAAGTGAAAGATATTCCAAAGGTTGAGGTTGTAGGTGGTGTTGCCTCTAAACCGCGTGGTTATGGACAAACGCACAACTGGACAAAAAGAA GAAAAACGAAAGATAATGACAACGCGAGGAGAGACATAGAGTTATATTGCAAACGTAACGAACTGTTGTTGGTGGAGACATCTAACGGTAAACTTCTTAAACCTCGTGCAAACTATACTTTATCTCCTGACGAAACAAAATCTGTTTGTCGATGGGTAAAAGAAGTGAAGATGCCAGACGGTTATTCGTTGAATTTGGCGAGATGCGCTGATGTTGACCACGGAAGGATGCGTGGGATGAAAAGTCATGATTGTCATGTTTTTTTCCAGACTTTACTTCCGATTGCATTTAGTTCTTTACCCCAACATGTATTGAATCCGCTTATTAAAATCAGTCAATTTTTCAAGAATTTGTGTTCGACAACGCTAAGAGAGgctgatctcatcaagatgGAAAATGACATTCCACTGATCTTGTGTAAGTTGGAGAGAATATTTCCTCCTGCCTTGTTTGATTCTATGGAGCATGTTGTGGTGCATCTTGCATACGAGGCTAGACTTGGTGGGCCGGTTCAATATAGATGGATGTACCCGTTCGAAAGGTTCATGGGTTATGCAAAACGTGCCGTGAAAAACAAAGCTAGGGTCGAAGGCTCAATTTGTGCAACATACTTACACCGCGAAACAATTTACTTTTGTTCGCATTACTTCAAAGACACGTTGTCATCAAGCCATATTCGCAATGAAACTGAAACATCTCGGCCTGTGAGAATTCACCCATTAAACATGTCAATATTCAGCTTGCCTGGTCAATATTCGGCGCATGTTCACTTGCTGATTAATTGCAATGAAGTCGAGCCATATTTACa GATGTTTTTAACACAACATACTTCTGCTCAAATCAATTCGCAATTTCCAGCATGGTTCAAAGAATACATGTACCAACAAACACCCGCAACTCGTATCATACAACACTTGAGAAACTTATCTGATGGCCCAAAGTCAACCGTTAAACAATGGCACACCTACTTTGTCAATGGTTACAGATTTGAGACACACAGTTGGAGTGAAGGAAAAACAACAGTAAACAGTGGAGTGTGTATGAAAGGTGTGACTGAAAATGGTGAAGGAGATTTTTACGGTGTCATTGAGAACATATTTGAAATCGAATACAATTACCTTGATTACAAGAAAACAGTCGTGTTGTTTTACTGTAAATGGTTTGATCCTTCAAATAGAGGTACCAGATATGATTCAAAGACTAATACCGTGGacataaaaatgaacaaacattATTCATTGTATGATCCGTTTGCTATGGCTCATAACGTCAGACAAGTTCACTATGTCCCTTATCCATCGACTACAAGGGATAAGCGAGGTTGGTGTGCCGCAATAACATCAAAACCAAGGGGTctgattgaaaaaaatgagatagatgAACGTGAAGATGAACCATATCAGGAAGATGAGATGTCCAATGTTGATGATGTCATTGCAGTTGAAACTTTTAATCAACTTTGTGTACAAGAAGAAGCCGAAGAAGTACCTTCTGATGGTGATGTTGATGAAGAGGACGTCGAAGCtaatggtgatgatgaaggcagtgatgatgaagatgtatcagattgggatgacaattaa
- the LOC123889751 gene encoding uncharacterized protein LOC123889751, with protein sequence MNPDEENFDDDNVDDDIDDIPPPPGVGRGGRGRGGRRRALPRRVVRNRWLEGMPKSRTVDGVEEEYDSYDDDDDHEDEEIADIALLAPQNELLVDRYGRPIIMPYTATDLQPQNPANKAINNALKSKFQAPYLNWTEVRADERGYQQFWNCFRMGRGRV encoded by the exons atgAATCCAGATGAAGAAAATTTCGATGATGACAATGTCGATGATGACATTGATGATATTCCACCACCACCGGGTGTCGGACGCGGAGGACGCGGACGCGGTGGACGTAGACGTGCTTTACCCCGCCGCGTTGTTCGGAATCGATGGTTGGAGGGTATGCCCAAGTCTCGAACCGTAGATGGTGTGGAAGAGGAGTACGACTCCTACGACGACGATGATGACCACGAGGACGAGGAAATTGCCGATATTGCACTTCTAGCTCCTCAAAATGAATTGTTGGTTGACCGGTATGGTAGACCCATCATCATGCCATATACCGCCACAga TTTGCAACCCCAAAATCCGGCGAATAAGGCAATCAATAATGCATTGAAATCCAAATTCCAGGCTCCATATCTCAACTGGACGGAGGTCAGGGCAGATGAGCGTggatatcaacaattttggaattGCTTCAGG ATGGGAAGAGGAAGAGTATAA
- the LOC123889760 gene encoding uncharacterized mitochondrial protein AtMg00810-like: protein MNAELLALDENKTWSVVDLPHDKVPVGCKWVYKVKYHANGSIERYKARLVAKWYTQLEGVDYFDTFSPVAKITTVRVLLALASIKGWHLEQLDVNNALLHGDLNEDVYMSLPPGFPVTNEPNKVCKLHKSIYGLKQASRQWYSKLSSSLISLGYTPSQSDHSLYIKSTANSFTALLVYVDDIVLAGNSIHEIQTVKMFLDQKFKIKDLGKLRYFLGLEIARSDTGIFVNQRKYTLELLEDAGLLGTKPSSLPLHPTTKLSSTDGAPLDDPSSYRRLIGRLLYLTHTRPDISFSVQHLSQFVSKPLVPHYNAAMHILKYLKSDLAKGIFLSASSSLKISAFVDYDWARCPETRKSITGFCVLLGSSLISWKSKKQNTVSRSSTEAEYRALASLTYEIQWTVNNVTDGLEPSIMPNGHIKRTSHLRRPAAVSNACQFENCDGLQPQ, encoded by the exons ATGAATGCTGAATTACTTGCTCTTGATGAAAACAAAACTTGGTCTGTTGTTGATCTTCCCCATGACAAAGTTCCTGTTGGTTGCAAATGGGTGTATAAGGTTAAATATCATGCTAATGGTTCAATTGAGCGTTACAAGGCTAGACTTGTAGCTAAATGGTATACTCAGTTAGAGGGAGTTGATtattttgatactttttctCCTGTTGCCAAAATCACCACTGTTAGGGTCTTATTAGCTTTGGCTTCCATCAAGGGATGGCATCTTGAACAATTGGATGTGAATAATGCTTTATTGCATGGTGATTTAAATGAAGATGTTTATATGTCCCTCCCTCCTGGCTTTCCTGTCACTAATGAACCCAACAAAGTCTGTAAATTACACAAATCCAtttatggtttgaaacaagctAGTAGGCAATGGTACTCCAAACTCTCTTCCTCTTTAATCTCTTTGGGATATACTCCTTCACAATCTGATCattctttatatataaaatctacGGCCAACAGCTTTACTGCACTCTtggtatatgttgatgatattgttCTTGCTGGCAACTCTATCCATGAGATACAAACTGTCAAAATGTTTTTGGATCAGAAATTCAAGATTAAAGATCTTGGAAAATTAAGATACTTCTTAGGTTTGGAAATTGCAAGATCCGACACTGGGATCTTTGTCAATCAAAGAAAATACACACTTGAACTCCTTGAAGATGCCGGTTTACTAGGAACTAAGCCTTCCTCTCTTCCTTTGCATCCTACTACTAAACTTTCCAGCACTGATGGTGCTCCTTTGGATGACCCATCTTCTTATAGAAGACTTATAGGAAGGCTTCTCTATTTGACACACACTCGCCCAGACATTAGTTTCTCTGTCCAGCATTTGAGTCAGTTTGTTTCTAAACCTTTGGTCCCTCACTACAATGCAGCCATGCATATTCTTAAATATCTCAAATCTGATCTGGCCAAAGGCATTTTTTTATCCGCTTCTAGTTCTTTGAAGATTAGTGCTTTTGTTGATTATGATTGGGCAAGGTGCCCTGAAACTAGAAAGTCTATAACAGGATTTTGTGTATTACTCGGTTCTTCTTTAATTTCTTGGAAGTCTAAGAAGCAAAATACTGTTTCTAGATCTTCAACAGAGGCCGAATATAGAGCCTTGGCCTCATTAACTTATGAAATTCAATG gaccgtcaataaCGTTACTGACGGCTTGGAGCCGTCAATAATGCCCAACGGTCATATCAAAAGAACTTCTCATTTACGACGGCCTGCAGCCGTCAGTAATGCTTGCCAGTTTGAAAATTGTGACGGCCTGCAGCCGCAGTAA